A genomic region of Antennarius striatus isolate MH-2024 chromosome 16, ASM4005453v1, whole genome shotgun sequence contains the following coding sequences:
- the LOC137609771 gene encoding zinc finger protein 79-like, giving the protein MDAAADGSDMTKLQLLNAYLTERLTAVVKEILDVVEDTVTEYREETVRTRRENESLRGQLRDILLLEAETEWLRSTRSRLGFVAPEQQACDPELRPGSKEPDRPLPGNPGEPTLGQVVPVQLLEASPRPILHSGDETPAEAWEPLLKPDPQKEAFPGASPLSPPTGSLPKVHVEVPALREEHQAPPQVPAPPLRERPRPPSPTVIKTEPEEVKVSQPPADSLAPPPGLRTLLVLQNGKSPQEAGRVLERVHRCHRCGEAFGKASGLHLHLEQKRKPYACEWCCKSFAQSADLRRHLRTHTGERPHRCTFCSKSFSQRGNLRRHLRIHTGERPYSCPYCCRTFSDGDTMKKHKRTHLGEKAHRCARCARTFSSVSGLQIHLKKDTCFAADA; this is encoded by the exons ATGGACGCGGCTGCCGACGGCTCCGACATGACCAAGCTGCAGCTACTGAACGCCTACCTGACGGAGCGGCTGACGGCCGTGGTGAAGGAGATCCTGGACGTGGTGGAGGACACGGTGACCGAGTACCGGGAGGAGACCGTCCGAACCCGGAGGGAGAACGAGAGCCTGCGGGGCCAGCTGCGGGacatcctgctgctggaggccgaGACGGAGTGGCTGA GGTCCACCAGGTCCCGTCTTGGTTTTGTGGCCCCTGAGCAGCAGGCCTGTGATCCGGAGCTGAGACCCGGCTCCAAGGAGCCAGACAGACCGTTGCCGGGTAACCCAGGGGAACCGACCCTCGGACAGGTCGTTCCTGTGCAGCTACTCGAAGCGTCCCCCCGGCCGATCCTCCATTCGGGGGACGAGACCCCCGCCGAGGCCTGGGAGCCACTGTTGAAGCCGGACCCCCAGAAGGAGGCATTTCCCGGGGCCTCACCTCTGAGCCCTCCGACCGGCTCGCTCCCGAAAGTCCACGTCGAAGTTCCAGCTCTCAGGGAGGAGCACCAAGCTCCTCCCCAAGTCCCAGCTCCTCCCCTCAGAGAgagaccccgccccccctcacccacagtCATCAAAACTGAACCAGAGGAAGTCAAAGTGAGCCAACCTCCCGCCGACtctttggccccgccccctggacTCAGGACGCTGTTGGTCCTCCAAAACGGGAAGTCTCCGCAGGAGGCGGGGCGCGTGCTGGAGCGCGTCCACCGCTGCCACCGCTGCGGCGAGGCGTTCGGCAAGGCCAGCGGGCTGCACCTGCACCTGGAGCAGAAGAGGAAGCCCTACGCCTGCGAGTGGTGCTGCAAGTCCTTCGCGCAGTCGGCCGACCTGCGGCGCCACCTGCGCACGCACACGGGCGAGCGGCCGCACCGCTGCACCTTCTGCTCCAAGAGCTTCAGCCAGCGCGGGAACCTGCGGCGCCACCTGCGCATCCACACGGGCGAGCGTCCGTACAGTTGCCCCTACTGCTGCCGCACCTTCAGCGACGGCGACACCATGAAGAAGCACAAGCGCACGCATTTGGGCGAGAAGGCGCACCGCTGTGCCCGCTGCGCCCGGACGTTCAGCAGCGTCAGCGGCCTCCAGATACACCTGAAGAAGGACACGTGTTTCGCAGCCGACGCCTGA
- the LOC137610247 gene encoding trafficking regulator of GLUT4 1, producing the protein MATDPNATQSSSNMEESQQPGQPISMQQDGEPDQAAVTSQPVSGEQQAPPPMPDAKQTEEDNMDHLTVISDTMETSNGIGPVMVESSVSPKLSAKPGGHANGRSGLGSRSGSVAAGSPRPSLSRQPSAIKEATADGSKPRDYLILAILSCLCPMWPINIVGLTFSVMSRNSLQQGNVDGARRLGRNAMILSIVSILGGIAIITTIIAHNWGLILKY; encoded by the exons ATGGCGACCGATCCCAACGCTACCCAGTCATCCAGCAATATGGAGGAGTCCCAGCAGCCAGGCCAGCCAATCAGCATGCAGCAGGACGGGGAACCCGACCAAGCAGCCGTGACTTCTCAACCAGTCAGCGGGGAGCagcaagccccgcccccaatGCCAGACGCcaaacagacagaagaagaCAATATGGATCACCTGACTGTAATCAGCGACACCATGGAAACGA GTAATGGCATTGGTCCTGTGATGGTCGAGTCGTCCGTCTCGCCCAAGCTGAGCGCTAAGCCAGGCGGTCATGCTAACGGTCGGTCTGGTTTGGGCAGTCGATCCGGCTCTGTGGCGGCGGGCTCACCCAGGCCCTCGCTGTCCCGCCAGCCCAGCGCCATCAAGGAGGCCACGGCGGACGGGTCCAAGCCAAGGGACTACCTCATCCTGGCTATCCTATCCTGCCTCTGCCCCATGTGGCCAATCAACATTGTCGGCTTGACCTTCTCCGTGATG TCCCGGAACAGTCTGCAACAAGGAAACGTCGATGGCGCTCGGCGTTTGGGCCGCAATGCCATGATTCTATCCATCGTCTCCATCCTGGGAGGGAtcgccatcatcaccaccatcatcgcCCATAACTGGGGAT TGATACTAAAATACTAA